A segment of the Mugil cephalus isolate CIBA_MC_2020 chromosome 13, CIBA_Mcephalus_1.1, whole genome shotgun sequence genome:
CTCTACCTCGCGTGAAACATCTTAGGGCAGGACTcttcaacatttaaaactgactagagagattaaatagggaccccctacctactatattctatattaaactcagcctattgctttttataaatatacatttattattattatcattttgcattcaatattaagctattcagataatacacaggtccaaatatcttttttatttcaattatgTGTAACAATAGGGTGGCCCTGCCTGAAAAttgtgggaaaattaaaaaaaatacataaaaaatgtctaatcaactaaaaaTGTCACGACCCCCCTTTGCAGTAGcgctgcagaccccctaggggacATGAAGACCTATTTCTCCAGCCAAATGAAACCCCCGGCATGTAATTGGCGAAATAATTTTGGCCTTCTTGCTGCTTCTTGGTCAGCGTTGGATGATTCATTACAGATGAGCTGCTTGTGCTGGGTGGCTTCACTTCCcgtgttccttccttccttccttcctttgttttttttctttccctgaaAGCAGGAGTCAATAAGACAGAGGCGGATGAACACTGCAGGTACTGAACTTGCTGTTCAGTATGACTTGGCTGTAGAAGGCATTAGGCTAGCAAACTGTGCTAAACTCGCGCGCGATTAGTCTGTCAacatctgaaaataatgagctgcAGACGGAGCCCCATCGGCATGCAAATACTGTACTGACATTCAAAGCTGGCTTAACATAAATGAGAGAAGAGAGCGGATCGAAGAGGAGGAGAGCTCTTGCCTCCCTCTTGCAGAGCCGCAGAACCTGCTGGGGGTAATGGACAAGTTGGACCCCTCAAAACCTTTAGGAATTCAATAATTATTCCCCTGCATCAGACTTTGTGGATAAATGAGACCGAGGGTCGATTAAGTTCTAAGGGGGATGTGGTGTTGGATCTCATAAAGGGCACGAGGAGATGTATGGCCTCTTACGAGATCATTTAAACCACTTAATGGAGGACAGGAATTAATGGCTGCCATGGAGCAGAGTCAATTATATGGATATTTTCATAACATATTGTGTATAATTCATAGTGTAATGGCATCAACACCAGTCAGCccctctgcttttgttttggttaTGGCCTGTTTCAAATGAGCATATTGACTCCGTATTACGGCGTGCAACAATAGGCCGCCGTCTTcgcgcggcggcggcggcggcgcaggATCGCCGCCATTGTCGACTATTGTGGGGCGGCGCGGCCTTGATGGCGGTGCCTCTTGTTAATTTGTATTAATGTCAGATAATTTAGAGTTGCGATGGATATATGCGCACGCCTTGTGCTCTCAGGCAAAAAATTGGATTCATTAAGAAGACGGAGGAGCTGGTTAAGATTTTTGGCCCTGTGGTTTCAGGTCACTGAGTAATGTGAAGTGATGGAGAGGGTCCTGGCCCGGAGGCTGGGGGCCGGGGGGGGCTGGCGGCGGGgtggggcgggggcgggggtgAGGGTGCTCAAATATAGAGGAGAGAGAACAACACCCCCACACCGGAGCACATCACTCACCCTGACACGTCTCATCGTAcacaccgttttttttttttttttttgccattctaCTCTtacactacaacaacaacaacaacaacagactggGCTTGTATGATCTGCTAAGTCACATGACATTCTCGGGTCAGCTGTGAGGACGGAAGCGGACGGCTCCGGGTTATTTTGCTTGCCTGCATGTCAAAGAGTCCTTTTGTGTCAGACGCGTGAACAATGCGCGCCGGTTTCACATGAGAGCACGAGTAACCATAACAACTGTAACATTCATAATTATGCAAATGAGAAAAGCACGTTCGCACATACCGACATCAGCACGGGGTGGCGCGAATCTCTGACTGTCGAATGCAATCATCATGAATGAGACGTTGCAGAGGTTTTGTAGTATTCAGGCCTCCGTTATATGTATCTAGGAATGTACTCCCCTGTATAAATTAATAGTCAAATTAGTTTGAAAACTGATTTGTTTCTCTATATAAATCACGCTTTTCTCTATAAATATCAGCACATCTTAACCACACACAGGATAAATGTGAAGTGCTTCAAGCCGGAGCAGTCACCTCTTTCAACTCGTACAGAAGGGCAACCACACTCTgtgcacattttgcacattgGCACGAGTGCAGACTTTGTGGGAGGCCATGATGTCTTGGTTTAGCTTCTGACCTCACCCCCGCTCTCCATTAAGAGGCCGTTCAAATTATGGTCTGTTTGTAGTGCAACCTGTGCGTGAGGGAGAGGAAACCACAGtcgctccttttttttttttttttttaatctgtgtttacgcgcggttgttttttttggcatacTGGTCAAATTAGTCCATGTGTTCATGAAACACGTTGTTCCTGTAATCTGGGTTGAACGCTTCTCTTTTAGAACCGAATGTTCTTCTTTTGCTGCACGTTACGACGGAGTAATTAACTCGGATGattccgaaaaaaaaaaacactgacggCTTTCTTTTGATTTCTGCTACtctcatttataatttattgaGGTGCTCGAGCCTGGCATGACAGATGAAGTTAATAAACCACACCAGTTgaaaatcatgaataaaaaaaacaacaaaaaaaacgcagtTTGCTCCTGGATCGACTCTTGGTGTAGTGATTATGTTGTgcgcttttgtgtttttgccattCGCTGAACGTTTGACCTTTTCCGCTATGcgtttttctccatttttctagTGTCGCTGCTAAGAATGCCCAGTAATGAATTCCAGCGGGTCTGAGCGTCCTTATCGCGGACAGTCAGATTTCTTGATGATTAACTCGGTTTCGCCGCCATTGATATGCATCAATTTTTCAACTCTCGAGGTCCTTGAACTGCGCCTAACCTGACCTCGCCGACCTCTAATCAGTCACAGGGTCACGTggtctgtacttttttttttgatcccgCTAATGGCGCTGATAGAGAAATGCCATGCTCAGCTACCGGCCGCGGGGAGGTCATCCGGGGACGCTTTGATGCGAGCATCTATAGGAATGCAAATGTGACCGGCTGCCCGGCCAGTACATTACAATAGGAATAACAGCAGCCTGGGGCAGACAGTGCAGCTGCCCCCATTAGTTTTAATCGCGGGGttacataaaagacaaacataatTAGACTCTGAATGTGTCACACAGGAGACAAATGTACAGGGCAGCTTGTGTTGTTTAGAGACACGTTTGACCTCGGTAAGAACATGAGAGTAATTAAGGAACTGTTAAAAGGACAGATGGGTCATGGGTCATGAGTGATAAGTGAGGTCACACAGAGTTGTCAGCAGCCCGGTTCATCAATTTAGTCTCATACTTTTGTCAACTGAAATGCACAAAGCTGCTGAgtttaatgtattattttttttggtgaaagtcCCAACAATAGCACGCTCTTTTCCCCCATTAGGCTAAACTGTAATTTATCACACAGGTGAGTGAATGTGCGAGGGCGGCTTTCTAACTCTCAGAGCTTTGAAGTGATCACAATGCGACGGTCGCCACAGACCCACGTGAGTGATTTACTTAAGCCgtcaataaaatacaaaaaggtTTCTGCCTGAAGGAACTGCACTGATCTGGTTGATGCGCTGTGTCTTTCCGTTTTATTGCAACATCTAGACGTTCGGAGCTTCTGCTAAAGCATACGCggtaatatttcatttttcaccagTTGTTGAGTTGCTTCATTCATCAGTGGGAAGCTGATTCTGTGAAGCAAGCTGAGATCGGAGATGTGCTTATGTATTATCAGCAAGGCCAAGAATAGTAATGAGCCAATTTCTTCCGGCCAGCTTTTAGTTGGTTTACTGTAATTTACCCAAAACagattcctcttttttttgtttctttcaggtTGTAGTAGGTTATGAGTTTCTGACTGAAGTAAGCCAGAGACTGaacagtcaggaaaaaaaaaaaaaactattgaaagCATTCATATGGAAACTATTTCTATTCAGTATTCTAAAAGTAGACCATCTGTTTACTTTAATTCCCAGTTAATGTGATATATATTTAGTGTTGAAGGCAGTTACTGTATACTTAAGGTTTGGATCACTCTTGCAGCTTTTTCGCGGCGCCCCTTACTGTAATTAAAGCTTTCACAGTGTTAAGAGCTtgtgggtgtgtgagtgtggacatgagatatttttttacttatgtgtttttgtgtgggaGAATGGTCAGTGCCAGAAACTAGATGGTGTAATCTGAAATGAATTAAGTTTATGTTAGCTTTccaagatatatttttttatttcatttgtttatcgGGGCTGACATGTCTTCTTTTGCATGCATACCTTTTCCCGGGCCTTTGTTGGGGTGAGCTGCAACCATGTCATTAAGTGTGCTGAGTGGAGCccacagcagtgtgtgtgtgtatatactcTTTCCTCTGTAGAGGCGGGCATCCCCTGCAGGGTCTGCCTTTCTCACCCTCCACACTGGCTCGTTATTAGTTTTCTGTTGCCCTGGTGCCTGGGAGGTTCATCAAACCATAGAGTCCAACATGTCCACAGCCCAGTTTCTCCTCTACTGTgatatttctctctctggccaATTGGATAAGTCACACATGACTTCACCACACGAAAGAACAACAGCAGCCTCAAGCAGATGTTGCTTTGTACACTGCCCATGGAAGCGGAAAACTGGGTTTCAAGAACAGTATCTGAATTACAGTGAAGGATTTCACTGTTTTCGAACGGGAGATATGGTCTTAAGGCTGTAAACTAAGGCCTCAGAGTTCAGATCTTCACGAAGGATTAAAAATCCACTCAATATCTTGAGAACTGATACTTTTATACCAGTGTTTCCGCGTTTGGAACAAAGGGAGGACATCTTTCCTAAGCAGCAAAGACAGACATTCGGATCTGTACACAGAATATAAGCTCACGCTAAAAGGTTTCTATCCTAAAACGTTGCCTATAATATTCATGAATCGTCCCTGTTGTTTTTGCTAATGTAGGCACACCTAGCTGTGAGAACTACTCACAACGTTAGTCCACTTTGAAATAGAATAATATGTACTGTAATACTGGATCACGGAAATTCTGTGGCGCTGGAACTGAACACCGAGTTCCTAGTACTGTGATGTTCATTTAAATTCCGTTTTGTTTATATAGCGTATACAAAATTTcacaagacgctttacaaaaaattGGCCTTCGTCTCCCAAATGGGCCAAGGAAAGCTCCCttttaagaggaagaaaccttgagcagaacagCTCATATGAAGGAACCCATCCGCTTGAGGCCGGCCCGGTAGAGACGCAATGCGCCCGGTTGATTATGCTTTTCATGTCAGATGTTTCAAATTGTGTGCCTTCtcaataattagattttttaatgaataaaggTGGTGCCccgtactttttctttttactgtacgGCACCGCAGCACGTGAGATAGTAGTAATTAAACACTAATAAAATGCCATTTTGAGAAGCGGGGTTCGCCATAGTCAAGATGAGAAAGAGCAAAGttatttttctccacttttaTTCTGTAATATGACCaatatttttcatattcaaGTGTGTATGAAAAAAAGTCACTGGTTTCTTAAAAAGCTAAATACAATAAGCATTGGATCAAGGCACATACAAGACTGGCCAAAGGGCATACAATGCACTTTGGTTTTCAATTGTAAAGAACAGTTAACTTCAAATTGTGGCAACATAAAAGTGTGTTCATTtggaaaataatacaaaataatactCATAACAAGGAGTCGCTGACACTGTGGTAATCCTAATGAAAGCCAACacgttttgtctttttggcCTGGTGACTGGAATGACGTATGGTACATGGTACTAAAGAATGCCGCCATTGTCATTTGGCCATTGTTGGCTTGTACAAATAGTTAGTGGGGGGTCCTCTGTGTTAGCCTGTCCTGTCTACTTGTTTTGAGGAGCAGAGAGCCCCTTAAGGTCGGTGTGCTTTTTCTGCCCTGTGCTGTGGCCTACAATCCTATCAGAAACATTGTAACCCTGCTCGGGTTGCTCTGCTGTGTTTCGTCTCCTTGCgaacagaacaaaataacacactgaACAAAGCAGAGATAAAAACAAGCATGGCACCTCATCTTTAGTTATTTGTATTCCACAACAGGTCAATACTAGAGAAAGATTCTTGGTCCGCAGTATGTGGAGACAGCCGCTGACTCCTCTTTCTTGTAGAGGGCAACATGCCTGCTTTGTGAATTAGCTGATCAGCTGTGCCTTACTTTACgtcatgtcatttttttgcctttttgtttttctgacagcCACAAAGTTAAAAGAATGACCTGTGCTTATACTACAAGGTTTTCTAAAGTCTGATTGTTCAACACAGCAATGAAAACCCACTTTCACAGTTGACAAGTCATCATATCTTAGTAGAACACAGAGTTTCTTTTGTTGGTCAATAACCTTAAGCAAAGGAAATACAGTACAAATTACTACAAATCCCTAAAATATAGAATTCCGGTTAGTTACAATACCCACTGGTGGTTCAGTGATGGCCTGCAACTGGAACGTTCTCCATCTTCATAAAATGTccttaaatataaattatatggCAAATGTACACAACATTGCTTCTTTAGTCTTATAGATCCAGTGTTTTGTAAAAGTCTTGCCACTCTGTTGAAATCTCACACGCATCATGAATGTCCATGCGCAATATCATGAATGGGAATGGTCTGAATCTGGTATTCCACTGTCTCTGAAGCTCCTGTTGTTAATACTGTTCTCGTTATGTGGAGTTTTGTATAAACTCAGCCCATTAGGTGGGAAAATTGTGTGTATCACAAACTCCTCCTTGGATACAGGCAGGTGATTAATAGGAATCATTTGAAAAGAAGTTTCTCGTATTTCCAGGATGGAGTTGTCCTTTTTAGTGCCAGCCTCAGCATAGTCATCCTTTCTCCGACGGCCCTTGTTATAGGTGCAGTTCCTGGAAAAAAGGGAACCATTCCTGTGGACATACCAACACACCAGCGCCAACATGATTATTGCCAAAAGAGCCACTGCCCCTCCAATGATAGCAGCCAAAGGCAGACTGGAATTTTTGTAAGGctctttctcctgctctctATTTAAAGTTGTAGTTGGGTTGTATGGTTTgtgagaatcagtctttgcctCGATGCAAACAGGGGTCTCATCTGACAGGTAAATGTTGCTGGTCTCCATGGGAACCATGCATATTCTATAGGAAGACTCTGGCTCCAGCGCAGTGAGCAGATACTCCGTCCTCTCCCCCTGCACAATGGTCTCAGTGATGGAGCCAAAGGCAGGGCTGTGTCCCAGCTTTAGCCAGCTGAGCCGTAGAGCAGTCATGGGTTGTGACACCGTCCATGTTATGTGTATTGTATCTGCGCTACTGGACTTCACAATGATGGTGATAAACTTTCCTGCTGCAGAGGTGGTAGTGCTGTGGTAATTCTTGCTGATGTCTGGCCCTTTTACTACCGGCCTTTTAGTCACAAACAAGGGCCACTGGGGCTGTGTTGGGCGTAAAGTGTTGGAGACTGTGCTCGTCTCGTATGTTGGGATGAGTTCAGTATCTGTGCAGTCAAACATGTCTGTAGTCAGATCTTTAATCGCCATGCCTTTGACCTTGTCAGGACCCTGGCACATGAAGCCACGAACATTCACCTTAGATGGCAACGACCTCAACCAGTCACGCACCCATTTCATCCTGCAAGTGCACTGCCAGGGGTTGTTACGTAGCAGGAGCTGTGTGAGATTGTCCAGATCTTCAAATACACCTTGTGGGAGGCTACTCAAGTTGTTGCCAGACAGGTCCAGGCGATACAGCTGCCGCAGGGAGGCAAAAGCTCCAGGTGGGACACGATTAATGTGATTATCTtggagctgcagcttctccaaacTGGTACCTGGCAAGTTAGCTGGTGGCGATGTCAGAGAGTTTCTCACTAGCGAGAGCTCGGTCAGGTTGAACAAGTTGATGAAAGCCATCTCCCCGATCCCACGGTTGTTGAGCAGGTTACCATCCAGGATTAGTCGCTTCAGGTTAATGAGCTCTTGCAGCGATTGCTCCGAGATAGAAGAGATGCGGTTGTCATCAAAGCGCAGCTCCTCAATGCTCGTGGGTAGGCCTGAAGGAATGGTACTTAGGTGGTTTCTGGAGAGAAAAAGCAATCTCAGGCGATCACTGTCCTTGAAGGCCCCTTCCTCTATGCTGACTGCTGATACGGAATTATCATCCAGATGCAGTTCCTCAATGTAGGGAATTTGGGCTAAAGAGGCGTGGGTAATCATCCGAATATTGTTCTCTTGAAGGTGGAGCTCTTTTAGCCCAAGAGGAAGATTTGTAGGGAACTCATCCAGATTGTTGCAGTATAGGTAGATCTTCTCCACATTCACAAGCTGGCGAAGCTCTGCTGGAATGCCCGAACTCTTGATGCGATTGTTCTGCAGAAAGAGCACTGTAGCATCCCGGGGCAAACCGGTGGGGATGGAAGTTAAGCCACGGTCATTACAGTAGATGAAGGTCCCATCACAGCGGCAGGCCGAGGGACATGAGGCAGAGGTCACCAAGGGGTTAGCAAGACCCAGCAGCAGCCCAATTCTGATGAGGAAGTGGATAAGGGACTTGCACTGACGCATCATCTTGAAGGTGTGTTGCCTGGCAGGCTAATCCCTCAAGAGCCCCTGGGGAGAAGACACAAGTGTACATTTAATACACAAGTCCTTTAAAAGGAAGGGAAATTCTTAAAAATCTGCCCTGCAACACTTTCTTAATTTAATTCCTGCAAAATTAAACAGTTTGAATTCATCATACGAAAGTGATGTGAAAGGATCATTTGGATTACCATGCAGAGAGGtacacatttagtttttcatcaCACCCTACCAAAGAGCTAGATTCACATCTTTATATCTAATGGAATATAGATATGTttagaataaaagtttaaaagccaATAGAGTTGCTTTTAAGCGTTTTGGTGGACAAAATCACGCTTTAATCAGCCTTAAATCCTGTTCGATCTCTCAGATGCTGCGGTTTAATTGGGCTTTTTCAAGATGTGGAGGAAATATCtctagtaaaaataaaagagctatGATAAAAAGCTTCTAGTGCTCTGGGATCCAAGAGAAACTTGTTTTtcaagtcagttttttttttctggggttACAAGATGAATTTATGAAGTTCACTTATCATCCTACAGCAGCCATGGTATATTTAGAAGATATTacattgtgaaaaaaataagacaacGATTATAGTCTTGGAAATTAAGAAAAAGCCAAAGCAGAAGGtgcctgtttcttctttttaacccccccccccccccccccccccccaccggcCGAGCATAGTTCCCTTTTAATTAGGCTAATACtgaattattgctttaattaTGCATTCGTGCCATGATCTCT
Coding sequences within it:
- the flrt3 gene encoding leucine-rich repeat transmembrane protein FLRT3; the protein is MMRQCKSLIHFLIRIGLLLGLANPLVTSASCPSACRCDGTFIYCNDRGLTSIPTGLPRDATVLFLQNNRIKSSGIPAELRQLVNVEKIYLYCNNLDEFPTNLPLGLKELHLQENNIRMITHASLAQIPYIEELHLDDNSVSAVSIEEGAFKDSDRLRLLFLSRNHLSTIPSGLPTSIEELRFDDNRISSISEQSLQELINLKRLILDGNLLNNRGIGEMAFINLFNLTELSLVRNSLTSPPANLPGTSLEKLQLQDNHINRVPPGAFASLRQLYRLDLSGNNLSSLPQGVFEDLDNLTQLLLRNNPWQCTCRMKWVRDWLRSLPSKVNVRGFMCQGPDKVKGMAIKDLTTDMFDCTDTELIPTYETSTVSNTLRPTQPQWPLFVTKRPVVKGPDISKNYHSTTTSAAGKFITIIVKSSSADTIHITWTVSQPMTALRLSWLKLGHSPAFGSITETIVQGERTEYLLTALEPESSYRICMVPMETSNIYLSDETPVCIEAKTDSHKPYNPTTTLNREQEKEPYKNSSLPLAAIIGGAVALLAIIMLALVCWYVHRNGSLFSRNCTYNKGRRRKDDYAEAGTKKDNSILEIRETSFQMIPINHLPVSKEEFVIHTIFPPNGLSLYKTPHNENSINNRSFRDSGIPDSDHSHS